CGGTGAGGTCCACCTGACGCGCAACCTGACCGGTGCCCGATGGAGCAAGCTCGCCATCAACTGTGCGATCAGCTCCCTCGGAACGATCGGGGGGCAGAGACTCGGGGTACTCCTCCGGTACCGATTCGCCCGCAGGCTCGCTCTGGAGACGATGACGGAAGCGGTCGTCGTAGCGCGTGCGCGAGGGGTCGTGCTGGAGAAGGTCGCAGGTACGATCGACCTCGAATGGGTGGCGCTCTCCCCCGACGAGTTCCGCAAAGCGGGTTCCGCGTCGCTTCTCGCCAAGCACGCCCTGCTTCTGGCCGTGGGCACCAGGTACCGGCGGATGCGCTCTTCCATGCTCGCGGCGATCGAACGCGGGCGGCCACCCGCGGTCGATTTTCTCAACGGGGAAGTCGTCCAGAAGGGACGCGAGGTGGGACTCCTCGCCCCCCTCAATGCCCGAATTTGCGACTTCGTGCATGCGATCGCCCGGGGCGAGATGCGGCCGAGCGTACCGCTGCTCCGCCGGCTCTTTGCCGAGACGCGGCGCGAGGTCCGCGCGGCGGCTCTTTCCGGCTACCGGGAGCCCTATGTCCTCCGAAGTGTCGTCCGCTGAAAAGGGGCAGGGAGCCTCCGGACCGCCTCTTCGGTTCGGCACTCTCGGAGCGGCACGCATCACGCCCGTGGCACTTCTCCGCCCGGCCCGTTCCAATCCCGACGTGGACGTGGTGGCCGTGGCTGCACGCGACCCGACTCGCGCACGGGCTTTCGCCTTCCGCCACGGAATTCGCCGGGTGCACCCGTCCTACGCCGATCTCCTGCGAGATCCCGAGCTCGATGCCGTCTACAATCCGCTACCGAATTCGCTGCACTGCGAGTGGACCATCCGTGCGCTCGAGGCCGGAAAGCACGTGCTCTGCGAAAAGCCGCTGGCCTCGAACGCGGAGGAGGCCGAGCGGATGGCCGGGGTGGCCGAAAAAACGGGTCTCGTCCTGATGGAGGCCTTTCACTACCGCTACCACCCTCTGGCCCGGCGTCTCCGGGAGCTCGTCGACTCCGGCGAGCTCGGGAGAGTCCGCCACATCGAAGCCCACCTCTGCATCCCGCTGCTTCGCCCGGGCGACATACGGTACGATTTCGCGCTCGCCGGAGGGGCGCTCATGGACGTGGGCTGCTACGCGGTGAACCTCGTCCGATACCTGGCCGGCGAGGAGCCCGCGGTCGAAGAGGCGCGCGCTCTCCGGCTTTCGCCGGAAATCGACCGCTTTCTGGAAGCCCGCCTTTCCTTCCCCGGCGGTCTCACCGGCAGGATCACCTGCTCGCTGCTTTCCGCCCGTGCCATCCGTGCGAGCGCGCGAGTGGAAGGCACCGAAGGCGAGCTGCGCGTCCTCAACCCCTACGCCCCTCACCTTTTCCACTGGGTTCGGATCCGAACGCGGCGGAGATCGGCGATCGAGCGGGTCCACGGGAGCTCCACGTACGCCCACCAGCTTCGAGCGTTCGTCTCGGCGGTACGCGACGGCACGCCGTTTCCCACGACCGCCCGGGACGGCGTGGCCAACATGAGGGTACTGGACGCCATCTACGAAAAGGCCGGCATGGCCCGCCGCGGCGGCGCGGTACTCGCCGGAAAGGAGTGAGAAGCGATGCGGATCGGAATCGGGATCGGAGAAATCAGCGGACAGAAGGCCACCCTCCAGGATCTCCGGGAACAGGCACGTAGAGCGGAGGCCGACGGGTTCGCGAGCGGCTGGCTCGCGAACATTTTCGGCTTCGACGCGATCACGACTGCGGCACTGCTGGCGGCCGAAACGGAGCGCATCGAACTCGGCACGGCCGTCGTGCCGACCTACCCCCGGCATCCGCTCGCCATGGCGCAACAAGCCTTGACGGCGCGAGCCGCCTCGCGAGGACGGTTCACACTCGGGATCGGGCTTTCCCACAAAATCGTGATCGAAGACATGCTCGGGCTCTCCTGGGCGAAGCCTTACAGCCACATGGAAGAGTACCTCGCCGTACTGGCACCGCTTCTGCGCGAGGGGCGGGTCGACTACGAAGGCCGGGAGTTCCGCGTACACGCGGCGCTCGACGTCCCCGAAGGGAATCCGTGCCCGGTCCTGGTGGCGGCCCTCGCCCCCAGGATGCTCGCTCTCGCCGGCCGGGTGGCCGACGGGACCATCACCTGGATGACGGGCCCGAAAACGCTCGAGTCCCACACGGTGCCGAGAATCTGCGAGGCGGCGGAAAAAGCCGGGCGGCCCCGACCCCGTGTGGTCGCGAGCCTCCCTGTCGCCGTCACGACCCGCACTTCCGAAGCTCGCGAAAGCGCGGCCCGGCGGTTCCAGATCTACGGCGTGCTGCCCTCCTACCGGGCCATGCTCGATCGCGAGGGGGTCCAGGGCCCCGCGGACGTGGCCCTCGTAGGGGACTCCGACGAAATCGGGGCGAGGGTCGAGCACCTACGCTCGATCGGCGTCACGGACTTCCTGGCCGTGCCGTTCCCCGTGGGTCCCGAGGACCCCGACTCGCTCGAGCGGACCAGGGAAACCCTCTCGCGCCTGGCCAGGAAGGCGGCAGAAAGTCGCTAGAAAATCAAGGAAAACTCGTGTTGGACAAGAAGCGACAAGCTTGGTAGTCGGGAAAGAAGCCTCGGAGCAAGAACCACCATGGCGCGCCCGCAACCGATTCGCGTTCGTCCGGGACCGCAGAGCGGAGACTGGGTGGTCTCCTTCCCGCCCGGGTGGGAGCTGAGACTGCGCCGTGTTCTCACCCAGATCGCCGGCGCCGAGCTTCCCGATCCCAGGGAAAAAGGTCTTACGCCCGCCCAACGCGAAGCACGGCGTAAAGCCCGTCGGGTTGCCATGCAGCGCACCATCGCGCAGTTTCTGGCCGACCTCATCACGGCCGACATCGTCGGGAAGGAAGTCGCCCTTTCCACGCGCAACCGCTACGGGGTACGCAAGGGCAGTCTCCGCGAACACGTGGCGGCCATCCTGCGCGAGGTCTCCGGCAGCAAGTAAGCGCCGCCGTCACACGCGCTCGATCACGGTCCCCGTTCCGAGCCCTCCCCCGCAGCACATGGCAACGAGGGCGTACTTGCCACGGCTCCGCTCGAGCTCGTGCAGCGCCGTCGTGAGAAGCCGCGCGCCGGTGGCACCCGTCGGATGCCCGAGCGCGATGGCGCCGCCGTTCGGGTTCACCCGCTCGGGATTCGGCTCGAGCTCCTTCATCCAGGCGAGCACGACCGAAGCGAAAGCCTCGTTGACTTCGAACACGTCGATCTCCTCGATCCGGAGCCCGCTCTGCCGGAGCACCTTCCGCGTGGCCGGGATGGGGCCTTTCAGCATCGTGACCGGATCCACGCCGACGAGGGTCGTGGTCACGATCCGTGCCCGGGGCCGGAGGCCGAGCTCTCTCGCCCGGCGCTCGGAGGCGAGAAGGACCGCAGCGGCACCGTCGGACACCTGCGACGACGTGCCCGCCGTGTGGATCCCGCCCTCGAGGACGGGCTTCAAGGTCGCGAGCTTCTCGAGCGAGGTCTCCCGCAGCCCTTCGTCTCTCCGGACCACGACGGAGCGGCCCGTGGGCTTGCGGTTTTCGTCGAGCTCGGGGGCTTCCACCGGGATCACTTCCCGATCGAAACGGCCCTCTTCCCAGGCCCGCCGCGCGTACTGCTGGCTCCGGAGGCCGAAACGGTCCGCGTCTTCCCGGGTGATTCCGTATTCTCGCGCGATCCGCTCGGCCCCTTCGAACTGCGAGGTGATCTCGTAGCGCCGCGAATACTCGGGCGGGAACGGCGACCCGCCTTGCATGTTGGAGCCCAGCGGGACCCGGCTCATCGCTTCCACGCCGCACGCGAGCACGAGCTCCTCGATTCCCGACGCGACGAGGCCCGCGGCGAGGCTCGTGGCCTGCTGGCTCGACCCGCACTGGCTGTCGATCGTCGTGGCGGGAACTTCCATCGGCAAGCCCTGGGAAAGCCACGCGGTGCGCGCGATGTTGAAGGACTGCTCTCCCACCTGCGAGACGCATCCCCCGACCACCTGTCCGACGGCGGAAGGTTCCACCCCCGCCCTTTCGAGAGCCGCCTTCTGCACGAGGCCGAGAAGAGTCGC
The sequence above is a segment of the Candidatus Binatia bacterium genome. Coding sequences within it:
- a CDS encoding LLM class F420-dependent oxidoreductase; the protein is MRIGIGIGEISGQKATLQDLREQARRAEADGFASGWLANIFGFDAITTAALLAAETERIELGTAVVPTYPRHPLAMAQQALTARAASRGRFTLGIGLSHKIVIEDMLGLSWAKPYSHMEEYLAVLAPLLREGRVDYEGREFRVHAALDVPEGNPCPVLVAALAPRMLALAGRVADGTITWMTGPKTLESHTVPRICEAAEKAGRPRPRVVASLPVAVTTRTSEARESAARRFQIYGVLPSYRAMLDREGVQGPADVALVGDSDEIGARVEHLRSIGVTDFLAVPFPVGPEDPDSLERTRETLSRLARKAAESR
- the atoB gene encoding acetyl-CoA acetyltransferase codes for the protein MTREVFIVEAVRTPIGRRQGGLSGLHPATLLGLVQKAALERAGVEPSAVGQVVGGCVSQVGEQSFNIARTAWLSQGLPMEVPATTIDSQCGSSQQATSLAAGLVASGIEELVLACGVEAMSRVPLGSNMQGGSPFPPEYSRRYEITSQFEGAERIAREYGITREDADRFGLRSQQYARRAWEEGRFDREVIPVEAPELDENRKPTGRSVVVRRDEGLRETSLEKLATLKPVLEGGIHTAGTSSQVSDGAAAVLLASERRARELGLRPRARIVTTTLVGVDPVTMLKGPIPATRKVLRQSGLRIEEIDVFEVNEAFASVVLAWMKELEPNPERVNPNGGAIALGHPTGATGARLLTTALHELERSRGKYALVAMCCGGGLGTGTVIERV
- a CDS encoding oxidoreductase, with product MSSEVSSAEKGQGASGPPLRFGTLGAARITPVALLRPARSNPDVDVVAVAARDPTRARAFAFRHGIRRVHPSYADLLRDPELDAVYNPLPNSLHCEWTIRALEAGKHVLCEKPLASNAEEAERMAGVAEKTGLVLMEAFHYRYHPLARRLRELVDSGELGRVRHIEAHLCIPLLRPGDIRYDFALAGGALMDVGCYAVNLVRYLAGEEPAVEEARALRLSPEIDRFLEARLSFPGGLTGRITCSLLSARAIRASARVEGTEGELRVLNPYAPHLFHWVRIRTRRRSAIERVHGSSTYAHQLRAFVSAVRDGTPFPTTARDGVANMRVLDAIYEKAGMARRGGAVLAGKE